The nucleotide sequence actattttacaatacaaaggtttattataaattcaaaagtaaaaacaataacccTCATTTGTAGCCATACTATTTAGAGATTTCTTAACTATCCTAAATCATAAATACTGGATTAAACTAGACAGCAGTTTAAAGTAATACACATAATTAGGAGAACAGATGATATGAAgatttaaaacaggaaaaaaataattaatctaattaatctgATCTTCATCACAGACAGAAAATACCATTTTTCACCCTAAAGCTTTATGTTTTCCTCTTATAAACTTCCTTaaggtatttatttatgtgaattcTTTTTATGCAACATTTAACATGAATAGATTTTGTAAGTGATCTTAATGATTTACTCCATTCAGAATTATTACAGTATAAGTCTTATGTCAGAATTACAAATTAAACATCTACggcgattttttttattttaattttttttttttttttttttttttttttttggtgttttgcctTTATTATAATACAACAGTGAAGAGCAGACAAAGGATTCGAACAGACTATCTATGCTGATTATTGTATATGATCAAGAGTTTccaattttgatgattattttcCCAATATTTTTGTTGGCCTGCATACGTTGATGAGCCATTTCAACATCCTCCATGTTGAACATGCTGTCTATCACAGGCCACAAGAGAGGATCTGTTGACTTGAAGTGTGACAAAACCTGCTCTGTGAAACTCCGGACCAGCTCTACTttatactacaaataaaacacaatcataaATACAAAGGGCATAACTTTTAATGCTACAGAAACATATTCATTTTAGTCTGAAAATCTGTAAGATCTGAAGTAACTAGTATTCCTGAGTCTAACCTGTAATCTTCTTGATCTGAGGAGACTGCAAAGAAGATTGCCTCTCTTTCTCAAAAGCTTGCCAAGCAAGTCTCCATCAGCCGTTTTACCTCCCAACATGCCATAAAGCACCCATCGTCCATCTATTGCAATGCTAcaaatgtttttcagaaaaatcctcctCTTTGTAATAGAGTCCTGCAGCTGCTCCCATCTGCTCTGCAAAATTGTAACTTTTCCGAACTCCCTGCTGTTACTACTGGAATCACACGGCTCATGAATCAACACCATCTCATTCGGCTTCACTTTGGCTAtaaaaaacagcagaatatggAAATATAATGGCCTTAAAATGCATTTGGATGCTTCAAAGCAATAGCTCATCAAAAAATTtaagtttgctgaaaatgtactcatcctcagaccatacaatatgtagatgagtttgtttcttgagcaaagcactccatcacttgctcaccaatggatgctctgcagtcagaatgagactccaaacagctgataaaaacatcacaataatccacaagtaatccaaaccactccagtccatcagttaacatcctatgaagccaaaagctgtgtgtttgtaagaaacaaatccatcatcaaggaGTTTTAACTTTAAGTTGCTTCTGGGCAAAATACTggtctataatctataataacacttccttcagtgaaaaagccCATCCCCTGTTCTCCTCTGAGATCAAAATCcatgcacatatttgtttagatctgctctggactgtttttgcttgaaaatggtgcttgatctgtacatatttctttcctgattcataCGAGACGACTTTTTCACTcaaggactggagtggtgtggattacttgtggattattgtgatgtttttatcagatgtttagactctcattctgacggaacccattcactgcagaggatcctttggtgagcaagtgatggaatgctacatttatccaaatctgatgaagaaacaaagtcgtTTTGGATGGcttgagttattttgttttgttaaaaattacatttaaggaAAATAAACCACAAAGCAAGCTGACATCATGTTACCGATGAAGTGTAGAAGTTGGTAGAGTGAGGGGTGATGGGACAGGCATGACGTGTTCTTCTGGAACTGCAACATATTCTGCATAGCCTCCTCCTCCGAGTAAAGCCCTTACTTCACTTCCAAGTTTCCAATTCTCTTTGACCCCAGGACCGATGTCAGTGATCACACCGCTGGCCTCCAGACCCAAGATCTCACTCTCTCCAGAAGGAGGAGGGTAAAGACCCCTTTTCTGTCAATTAAAATAAGCCATCAATTTTACCTGTAGCAGGTCAGCTCTGTTTAAAGCGGTTGTGGAGACTCTGATGAGGAGCTGCCCATCTTAGGGTTCAGTGCACGCATAACTGCAAATTTAAATCCGCTTTCGCGGCTCCAGGCCAACAGCCAGCATTAGGTTTCACCTCTGTGTTTctgtaaaatacacgctgattTGTCATGCTAATTCTGAGGTTAAACAAGCAAGTAATTTACGATTTATATATGAAATAGCggatattattatattcagtatttgaaatgtaatattcaGGAAACCACTTTTCTGTGTCAGTGATGTATAGTGTAACCACTATAAGGCTAACGCAGTTTACGATCAGGAAAAACTGTGGCGATTTTGTTTTCGACTCTTTGACCTTCAGGCGTTGGCAACTTAACACTGGATTATGGCGACCACTTTGACATTCGGGGTTCCAAATGTTTTGTAGGATGCATCAGAATCGAGTTATTCCATATTATTATTGCGCAAAAATATTTTGCGAATTAAACGCATcaaaaaagtaggctaattggATAGTAACCCCCCCGGGTCTATGTTCCACAGCTCTGATTTGAAAGGGCACATTCATCCGAGCAAATCTGTCATTGTTGTCTGTTAGGtccagaactgttaaacgactgctGCATGTGTCACCAACTAACCCACAATAACAACGAAGTGAAATTGCACAGACAACTGGTATGATGTTTACACTGAGAAACACAGCATGCGTCCACCAACTAACCCACAATAACAACGAAGTGAAATTGCACAGACAACTGGTATGATGTTAACAAGGTAGATGAGTTagcaaatgcaaatgtatttaatgCTTTACATGAATTATTGTTCTGGGTCATGCACTGGGGTAAAGTTTAAACAGCAATCCAGAGGCGTCTCTTCAAACTAGTCACAACAACTGCCAGGAACTGTTAACCCTCTAATGCCTCCTGGTTTAGGCTTCACCATCCCTGATTAACCCATTGTAGCTCTACAGAAAAATAGATGCTATCATGGTACTGTGATA is from Cyprinus carpio isolate SPL01 chromosome B17, ASM1834038v1, whole genome shotgun sequence and encodes:
- the LOC109085581 gene encoding quinone oxidoreductase PIG3-like — protein: MQNMLQFQKNTSCLSHHPSLYQLLHFIAKVKPNEMVLIHEPCDSSSNSREFGKVTILQSRWEQLQDSITKRRIFLKNICSIAIDGRWVLYGMLGGKTADGDLLGKLLRKRGNLLCSLLRSRRLQYKVELVRSFTEQVLSHFKSTDPLLWPVIDSMFNMEDVEMAHQRMQANKNIGKIIIKIGNS